DNA sequence from the Phyllopteryx taeniolatus isolate TA_2022b chromosome 14, UOR_Ptae_1.2, whole genome shotgun sequence genome:
ACAAGGCGGCATCGGTTGGTGGGCAGGAAGgtgccccaaaataaaaattttaaaaaaagttacataaaaTGGAAACACGTCTGTaaagtatgtatttttaaatgcaaatactGACAGCCGAGCGGGCTCCCACACACTCGCAGTACGACAAGCGAGGAGGAACACTCTGAAGCAGCTGCGGAATCAGAAGGCAAATCCCCAATACATTTCGATCTCAATCATTGGCGTTTGTATGGGGAATTTGAACACCTTAATGGGCTCGCCCACTGGACAAGGTTGCTTTCACGTTTCCTGTCACTGAGGCTAGAGCAGAGAGGACCTTTTCAAACTTCAAGTTGATAAAAACCTCTTTGAAGTCAACCATGTGCCAGGAACATTTAACTGGCTTTAGCATTCTAAGCATCAACCACAGTTGGGGAGCAGATCACACGAAGGCATCGTACAATATTTTGCAAAGGGCACTTTTACTTTTGAAACAAGTAAGTCATCCTTTATATCAAAGAAATTTAGCACACAATGAATCAAAACCAAAATTATTGCAATAACCTTccatgaggttttttttgtgcaatgcaagtttttttttttttagtaaattcTATTTACTTCCCTATTTGTCATTATTCTTTACTGTTCTCTATTCTCATTTGCTTATAATTCCggttttttcaaaacaatataaaggtccattacagtatgtttttcaTTGGTTTGCCATTCAAGCAAAGACCGCCAATGGCCGTACTTACTATTTGTCATTtagttgttttatatttaaagaCTACAGGTGTTTTTCgcacacaaatatttactaaaATTATCGCTTGACGACTGCGTTAGCGTAGATCAGTCATAAGATTACGAATGGTACCAACGTTAACATTCGCTTTACGTCGCCGCTACATCGTAAACCGAGGAACACTTTAAAAGAGCCTCTACAGGAACTGACATGAAGTAGATAAAACACTCGCCCTGAATTACAAAGTTTTAACTACTTGGTCAATTATTTACTCGCGCCAGTCGAAGGTTAAGAGTTTAAAAAGACGCTAGACGCGCGAGCTTTTTACGAACGGCTAGCCATAGCGTCGCCGTTATCGTGCTAGCTCGCGATGACTCGCCACATTTCGCCTCGCTTACCAAATCTGGAACTTGAGCAAGGGCCCCGCGGCGAACTGCATTTTCATCTTCTTCACGCCGCTGCTGTCCCCTGACGCCGCGAAGCACAGCGACAAGACACCCAGAGCGAGGAAGGAGAAGCGAAGCCACTTCATCGCCATTTCTTTTCCGGGGTGGTGCGTTATCCACCCCGACCGAACCAGAGTGAGTGACAGTGGAATCGGTTGAGTTCTTATGGATGGATTGGTCCCTGGACTTCTTCTCCAGCGAATCAAGACTTAAAATCTATTGCTTCGTAACTGTAGCACCACCTAGCGTCGAaatcctcccggtgggacgtgcacggaaaacctcacctatggtcacgacccacagctcgtgaccataggtgagcgtAGGGAATTAATCTTAATCTTTATTTAATAAGGACTGGGTTATGTTTGTAGGAACATTTACGGGTAACATTAATATTAACCCGTTGATAATGTTAgttcattatttttgttaattccGTGGTTCTATGAAGGCAATTTACTCGTAACTGAATACCAGAATGCTGCGTGATTGGTGGAGAATAAGGAAGCGAGACAAGTGATGCGTtctggtacacacacatatgagagagagagagagagaaagaacacaTTATAGCGGTCTGGCTAACCGacatgcctacgtggcggccatgttggagaggtcgacgttcccatcaaaAGCAATGCATGGGCTTCGAAACTATATCATAACTTGCTCAATTTTCTCAACAGTCAGTCCACACCCATGGAATACGCTGACGACCTCCCTAGTTTAGCCTCATCGTCGGCACGCAGCTCCAAAGGGGCGTGTCATATTTACAGATTCATTCATGTGTTGTTTGCTCTGAGCGTGTTGTCGGGCCACGCATTTGACTTGGGGTGCAGATATTGACTATTGTTCATTTGTTTATAAATTTCCCCTCCAGAGATTaatataaatacacaaaaaaaacaataatcaagCGCTAACTAGGGTTATCTTTGTATTTTCCCCTCTCAAACCAATACTGGAGGTTAactaaatgaaatacaattgtAATAATTTAGATTTTGTAGGTCTTTAGTCAAGTTTTTAattcctgcaattggctggtgaccagttcggggtgtaccccgcctctcccccaaagatagctggcagcctgaccctagtgagaatgaGTGGCACGGAAAATTAATGAACGAATGGTTGCTTACTCAGCCCCCGTTAACTAGCTAGTAAGAGACAAGCCGTATGTGATTTTCTTTTCGGATTCAAAGCATACATTTAAATCTTTCTTTGAAGGAATTTTGCTGACATGAACACATAACCTCATGATAGTTCAAACAACCACTTCCACTGGAGTTAAAATTTGTTTTAGACAAAAATGTGAAGCAGCCAAAAagctaaacatttttatttaagtagTGCTCACATTCATTTCCTTTAGGGGTAGGTTACAGACCCTAATTAATTAAAGATAAACAGTTAATTGCATCAACAAACAATGTGATTGGTGACTCAGTGGGTGAATCGGGCCTTTCCCTCCTCTGCCACAGCAGCCTGCAACGCCAGCACTAATTCTGTTGATGGGATTGAAGCAACAAAGACATGTTAGACTGGGCTTTAGTTTGATTAAACAATTCCCACATTCCAGTCTTGAATAAGTGAATTTGAATTGATTTGATGTGATATGCACAAACCTGTTAACTTGGAGGACTGTGAAAAGTCCATGAGGTGGGGGAGTCCAGCCTCAATGTTATATGACGTTTGCTccattgacttgacaatttcaTTCCCTCGCTGACAAAGGCtcttaacaaaacaaacaaataaaaaaagcattaagttttgttgtcatttcaattaaaaatttattagatttaaaatgtcaaaatacagTATGGAGCAAAGTGAAGAAAGGCTACCTGGAGCTCTATATAGACCTTCTCCTCCAGGTCCGCCACGTGGCTAATGGCATCATAGACGCTGGTGTCCACAACATTGTCCTGTAACACATAAGAAGGTTACACACGACAAAAGTCACAACAGGTGTTTAAGCCATTAAAATTTCCAAGTATGCCCATTTGTCTTTCTAACTAAGTCATAAGCTGGGTGTGCGGACCTCCTCTGAAGAGCAGTTCATTGGGTCCTGTGCTTTGGCTTCTACGCTGGCTTTGGACTTCCCGTTCAGCTCCTTCACTctgtgaaataaaacattatttcaagTTAATCCAATTGAATGAAGCACATAAAATCGGAGGGAGACAGCTTTGTCATTTAGCACCAAGAAATGTTTACCTGTCAGCGTAACGTAGTGTGTTCATTGTATATTCGCATGAAGTCATTCCTGGCGACACCATTGCAATCTGATCAGGAGAAACGAAAGATAGGCAGTTCATGAGAATGAACACACTTTGGGTAGTTGCTGTtctatgcagaaaaaaaaagccaatcaaACAATTACCAGCACAAACATTTCTTTCTGGAAATACAGTTGGAAACAAATGTGAACCCTTTGAAAATTCTTAAAcatctgcataaattggtcataaaacaTTGTCTGATCAACTAAGTCACAAGCGAACAGTCTGCTtgaactaataccacacaaacaattatatttttatattttaactgCAAATAATATGTTAACATTCATatgacagggaggaaaaagtgaaCCTCTCGGCTAAGGATTCTCCAAGAGCGAATCAGAGTCAGGTGTAAGCCcacctggagtccaatcaatgagacAAAAGTGGAGGTGTGGCTGAAAGCTGCTTTGGCCACCAGAAAACACAACAGTTTAGAAAGGTCTCTTGTCAAGATGCATTGCCTGATGTGTACCATGCCTTGCTGAAAAAATTGATGTATAtttaagaattgttgactttTCTAAAAAGCTGGAAAAGATTACAAAAGTATGTATCAAAGTTTTTTAAGTTCATCTGTCCACGGTGAGACAAAATGTCCATAAAAATGGAGAAAGTTtagcactgttgcttctcttccaaggagtggcTATCCTGTAAAGATGATTGCAAGAGCACAGTGCAGAATGCTCAATTAGGTAAACAAAGAACCCTAATCTGGAGTGTCatctgaagacttacagaaatcactggAACAAAATCTGTATTGACAAATATTAAACAAGAATGGTGTTCATGAGAGAATATCAAGGAGGAAGCCGTTgcagactttaaaaaaacaaaacagctgcACGTTTGAAGTCTGCTAAAGAGCACTTGtatgttccacagcactactggcaaaatattctgtggaaaGATTAAACCAACACTGAATTGTTTGGCGGAAGACACAACGTCTTGTGTGGAGGAAAActggcacagcacaccaacattaAAACCTTAGCCAAACTGTGAAGCATGACGGAGAGAGAATCATGGTATGGGCGTGCTCTTCCACCACAGGGCCtggacagatttttttcattaattgaaaaatgtattcacaagtttatcaagatattttgtAGAAGAAGTTGAGGGCatctgtgctctttctgaacAAGGTTGtaccaaagccctggctaataggaaagtagtacctTGGTGGGGGGAAGgatgttgaagtgatgcatctcgACTGAGCGACAAGCTTTGTATATCGGGAAGAAGCTAATTTTAGCCTGGGTTGCTGGTGGAAGAAGTTACAAGAACGTCTTTATCGCATATACCGtacatgtataatgcacattttcattgcattttttgCAAAATGAATCCCTAAGCctcagcacggtggacgactggttagagcgtcagcctcacagttctgaggaccagggttcaatccccggccctgcctgtgtggagtttgcatgttctccccgtgcctgcgtggattttctccgggcactccggtttcctcccatatcccaaaaacatgaaatgatttggagactctaaattgcccgtaggtgtgactgtgagtgcgactggttggttgtttgtatgtgccctgcaattggctggcaaccagttcagggtgtaccccgcctcctgcccgatgatagctgggataggctccagcacgcccgcgaccctagtgaggagaagctgctcagaaaatggatggatggatgaatccctAAGCCATTTATCCTGAAGtgtaatgtaaaatgaattTCAAAAGTGCTTTATTACAGTGCTTTGGgctcatagtttgtggtatatttaccgTTTAAATTATTACTATAGACAATTATAAACATTCTTTTAGGTGGCACTATTTGGGCAGCGCTTGGTccttattattgtattttacgctttcaCTCATATTGTAGCAGGGGTCATAGGTAACATCCGAAATATTTACGTACCATGCAGGTTCTGGAATTCTCTCCGATGAAGGAATCCCGGAGGACCTTGGTCAAAGTGCTCATCCTGAAAGGAATGTGATCGCTGTTCATGCCGAGTGAACGGATGCACTCCTGCAATTTGAGTGGAATCACACGAAAACATTGAGGTTGGGCCTCAAATGCCGTGACATCAACTAGCTGACACGTTACAAGTCGTCCTTGTTATAGTTAGTTCCTAGTTACACCTTCAGGGCCAAGAGGCTGCGGTTGATTTCGGCCGTCTCCACCAAGGTGGATCGGTCGTTGCTGCTGACATCGGTGCCGCGCTCGTTGCCCGCCAGGTCGACCAGGGAGAACTTGCCGTGCAGCGTTGTGGCACGGTCTTTACGTCTGAGGATGATCTGGAGGACGGCGTGGGAGCGCGAGGAGTTTGTGTTGGCCGAAGTCTGACCAGATGTTCTAGGGTAGGGGGTGTGGTCATCATAATTGATTGAATTGACATTTTTAATGGTTTTTACagtacacaaatacagtacagtaatgccTTGCAGATATTTGCAGTTTAGTATTCATCAATTCactcattcactttttttttctgtggatcCTAAAAtctcatttgctgtttttgtaacctttctgacacatccTAAAATGTGACAAGATAACACtgaagccctgtctaaatagaaAAGTACTTCTGTAATTGGTCCAAGCAaattttctgtctctctcttttctttctttcattgtaCATTCTTTTAGTAATTAGATtttaagtttagcctgggttgttatggAGAATATTCATGTGCTTGTACACCTAAAGTGCATTTTCtccaaataaaattttattttttaagtataaTTAATGTAAGTTTAGTTAGTTAGCTCGATTAGTTTTTTGCTCGGGATGAGGGCTGGCTGACTTTCATGAGAAAGGGCCAGCTCTTTGGCCGATTTCGTCAAAACAATAAACCGGGTGTGTAAAGGGCCGAAAATTCTTGATTCGCGGGGTACTTTGACAAAATCATTCCACAGACATCTTAAGACACgtgggaaatgttttaaattacgaaaaaaagcataatgtcTCTCCTTTAAATGGTTCAACTCATACCTGCAAGCACTGCCGTGCTGTATCATCTTAATGACCTCGTCCGCAGTGGACACGTAGACCTCCTCCAGGCCCACGACCTGCACCTGCTGATGCTCGTCCTGCAGCACCCGAAGCATGGCCTTCTTATTCAGCAGATCGTACACCTGCAGACAGCCAAGGAGGAGAAACATGATCTCAGAGATGAGAacaagagagagacagacagagagcgagagctTACTTTTCCATTGTAGATCTCAAAAAAGCTGACATAGGTAGACAGATCTAGGTTGTTGTACTTCCAGTGATGGAGGCTGGTGAAAACATCTTGGGCtaaaaaaaagggagaaataTGTCAGGGAAGTCAACAACCATAAAACGAACTTCGGATTTGCCGCTGTTCTGGAGTCTCACCTGCTAAGGCGTAGATTCCCTTGGCACAGTTTTGCTGCTTTCCTGAGAAATCCCCACCCATGGTCTGTACAAGCAGAAGACAAGTCAAACCACTAGAAGACCACTACACACCAACTTTACTCCACATTCAGTAAGACACTCACGTGAGTTTTCCCACTTCCTGTCTGCCCATATGCGAAACATGTGGCCATGCCCCCTTCAAATATGGACTGCACCAAAGGCTTTGCAGTAAACCTGGGGAGCATACAGTAAAAAGTAGGTGaggagaataaaaaaacaacttgcaaGCTCATAGACCTTTTGCTAAGTCTCTTAAGGTAAACCATCctgcttttgcaatggtgaccaaTCGCATATCATCGTAGTCATTGTATGTccaaatctttgttttttttaactgaaaactagaggtgcaacaattagtCGAATAATTGAAAAccaattgattatcaaattaatcaacaccCATTTTTAGGGCTGtcccaatcacatttttttgcacctgAGTCAGAGTCTTTGATTTTAAGTAGTTTTATAAATATACTGTCCAGATCCGATACAtgcttatatacagtacatagtgtGTGTCTTGTAtctaaatatacaatgtgtgtaattctttttgttgcgcttttagttttacagtaaactacacCTGGGGTGTCAAGCACACTCAGTGATGGAAGAGACTGTGTTTTTGTGCGTGTCACgtacgcgcacacaaacacactgagtCTGCGTGTCTCTTTCAGTCACTTATATTATACTAGTACTGAAAGTAccccaaaatgtttaatataaaacaaagctattactgttccatttggcaagatctttgtactattttgtcactttgagacatttaaaatgtcagaaaatgaataaaaccgaTCTTTTTCACTCGATCAGCTGGGTGGGGGAAATCACGTTTACGACTCCGATCTTCGATTACGGGACATCCTTACCCATTTTCATAATGGAATGAatcatttgatttaaaattgtccaaatcctctgatttagGCCTCTCAACAGGAAATGTTCTCTGATTTCTgaagtcctccatgaaagcagatggATTATCTTGGTGtttattcaaaataagacatttgaaaTCATCTGCTTTTAACTTGGAaagcaatgatcaacatttttgcccattttctgaggAGTTAGTCTAATCcattaactgaatcataatcagttaatggaaaaaaatgtcagtttcatctattacaaaaataataccatAGCTATTTGCAGCTGTAGTATGACTAACCTGTAATTAACATGGGGCCTCAGAAGTGTATGTCAAACTTCCTAGACCTTATTATTAATCACTACCCATGTAGCGgctctgtttcaaaaaggttggcgaGTCAAACGTCATTCCCTCTCATGCAATATTGCTTGACTgccatttggttttgtttaatcaaacaataccaaataaacaacaataatcagtGAATAAGTAGTAatcgggggaaaaaagtttgcaaattgattttaaaaatatatatttttttagttttatattgtctgtctacttgTACAGCTGCACCGTTTGAGTTCAAATATTCGTTGCttaaaagggttataacaccgcaaccGCGTCTATgctggcgttttgcattgtgtgttagcaatAAGCTAGTGGCAAAGTTATGGGGTTTTAAATACATTATGGataattcttttgttttatgtttattttgatagtaaacttcaattgggagtgtcaataaacagcttgaagcctcttttaaGACTTTTTCCACAAACCGCTGCTGCTTgcaatggctaaaaaaaaaactcccacaTAATTCAGGTTGCTCGtacttaagtcaaggtaccactaatGTGCTAAAGGACACATTACCTGTAGACCAAGTCATTGGTGGATGTTTCATCAAATGAGTAGTCAAACTGGAAGATCTGGTTTTCCAAGTACTTGGTCAGGTCCACTTTTTGCTTTGGCTCGTGGACTAGCAGGGCGCCTCTCCCAGGCACTGAGACCACATCAATCTCCCTTCTATTCAGCTCTAACACACAGGATGAAAAGGTCTTAAGACTTGCGAAAGGCATAGCGGTTCCATTTTTGGCATCAGCGTGATGTACACACCTTGCTTGTTCAGGGGTCGTTTgcgtacacaaacacaaatcctTTGAGGTTCAGTCTGCAAAAATATGATAAAGCTATAATAAGAGTTAatttgggagagaaaaaaaaaaaaagcaaaccacaGTTTGTAATCATCGCAGATGGTGCTCGAGTATAAACGCACCACGTCGGTGATTGATAACGGGATGGTTTCCAAGGTCTCTCGGAAGTCTTGGATCATTTCGTAGAATTTCTGGTTGGGCCGTGGCAGCTCTTTGAACTTGGAAAGTGAACACAGGAGGGTGAAGATCACTTGTACTGCAAcgagtttcatttaaaaattggAAGAGGAGAGAAAAGACAACGACTAACCTTGCCCTTCTTGGTCTGCACCTCAGGTGGTTTGACAACACTAGACAGTCTTTTGCTCCCTTTGTTGAGCACCTGGGAAACCACGGTTTTCCTTTGGCTTGAAGCTAATTtagagcaaagaaaaaaaaaaaatccttgcaaTATGTGACGCACATAACCAATGATGTTTACACCCTCATTCTTaaacagaggttccactgtatttgtatttgtatttctatgccagcgacatattgtgacaggcagaacaattaaatgctcttccactagagggAGAAGGTGCAATTAACTACTGAATCCATCTGTTTCCATTtgcacaacagaataatagctttttgTTTAACGAAACAGATTGAGATTTCACACATTGTGAgttatgtaaaatgtgtgcctgGGCCTCATAAAAAGTTGGGAAACAGCAATTTAGTGCATATATCACAATGTTTTAAGACCAACTGGTAACTGACCTCTAACTCTAGACGATCGAGGAATCTTCTCCGGTTCATCATTTTCTTTCATGGCTGATCGGGGCACAGATAAAGTTGGTTTGACCTTCCTCTTTTGTGTCATCTCATTAGGAATCCCTATGCAAAGCGAAAGAATATGTCAAAGTCAGCAAACGTGTGAAGGACATTTGAGAGGTGAGGATTTTCTCACTCTGGCGGGGAAGGAGCCAGAGCTGGTATGCGAGGTCGAGAacttccgactagatatagtcgggctcgcctccacacatggcgtGGGCTCTGGGTACTAGTcttctcaagaggggttggactctcttccactctggagagcactcccactggggactcgaTCGTTCTGCTGggtacttcaatgctcatgtgggcaatgacagtgagacttggaagggcgtgattggaagGAACGGCCCACCGATCAGAActtgagtggtgttctgttattggacttcagtgctcaccacggattgtccatagcGAACACCatgggtgtccacacgtgcacttggcaccaggacaccctaggccgcagttcgacgatcgactttgtggtcgtgtcatcggacttgtggctgCATgccttggacactctggtgaagagaggggcggagcggTCAACTGAtgaccacctggtggtgtgttggctccgatggtgggggacgATGCCAGTCTGActtggcagacccaaacgtattgtgagggtctgctgggaacgtctggcagaatcccctgtcagaatgtgtttcaactcccacctacgGTAGAAGTACTGTTCCAGGGAAGGCgcgggacattgagtctgagtgttccacgcctccattgctgaggcggctgacctgagctgtggccgtaaggtggtcggtatCTGTCATGACGGTAACCCCTGTACCCGTTAGTGGACACCGGCAatgagggatgcagtcaagctgaagacctgtgggactcctgaggcagctgatgggacggctggccaagcagaatgcagttTTGGTGATCACTAAGGCAAAAACTtgagcgtgggaggagttcagtgaggccatggggAAGGACTTTCTGACgtcttcgaggaaattctggtctaccatccggcgtctcaggagggggaagtagtgcaccatcaacactgtgtatagtggggatggggccctgctgacctcgactcgagacAACGTGagtaggtggggagaatacttcgaagacttcaattcca
Encoded proteins:
- the kif2c gene encoding kinesin-like protein KIF2C isoform X1, with product MESGLSRILVGLAVQISRSDGRVHRATVKSVDAFKSTVMVEWCEIGSYRGKELDLNELCTLNPELLDHIQSTINECDEKSHPHPSEKKYKGRLRSSRIPGPASSSSTASADKTEETVVGRSQVRQTSRFQPQATISTPSSNRNPRPVSPELATSSDLPNSGIPNEMTQKRKVKPTLSVPRSAMKENDEPEKIPRSSRVRASSQRKTVVSQVLNKGSKRLSSVVKPPEVQTKKGKFKELPRPNQKFYEMIQDFRETLETIPLSITDVTEPQRICVCVRKRPLNKQELNRREIDVVSVPGRGALLVHEPKQKVDLTKYLENQIFQFDYSFDETSTNDLVYRFTAKPLVQSIFEGGMATCFAYGQTGSGKTHTMGGDFSGKQQNCAKGIYALAAQDVFTSLHHWKYNNLDLSTYVSFFEIYNGKVYDLLNKKAMLRVLQDEHQQVQVVGLEEVYVSTADEVIKMIQHGSACRTSGQTSANTNSSRSHAVLQIILRRKDRATTLHGKFSLVDLAGNERGTDVSSNDRSTLVETAEINRSLLALKECIRSLGMNSDHIPFRMSTLTKVLRDSFIGENSRTCMIAMVSPGMTSCEYTMNTLRYADRVKELNGKSKASVEAKAQDPMNCSSEEDNVVDTSVYDAISHVADLEEKVYIELQSLCQRGNEIVKSMEQTSYNIEAGLPHLMDFSQSSKLTELVLALQAAVAEEGKARFTH
- the kif2c gene encoding kinesin-like protein KIF2C isoform X2 — protein: MESGLSRILVGLAVQISRSDGRVHRATVKSVDAFKSTVMVEWCEIGSYRGKELDLNELCTLNPELLDHIQSTINECDEKSHPHPSEKKYKGRLRSSRIPGPASFVGRSQVRQTSRFQPQATISTPSSNRNPRPVSPELATSSDLPNSGIPNEMTQKRKVKPTLSVPRSAMKENDEPEKIPRSSRVRASSQRKTVVSQVLNKGSKRLSSVVKPPEVQTKKGKFKELPRPNQKFYEMIQDFRETLETIPLSITDVTEPQRICVCVRKRPLNKQELNRREIDVVSVPGRGALLVHEPKQKVDLTKYLENQIFQFDYSFDETSTNDLVYRFTAKPLVQSIFEGGMATCFAYGQTGSGKTHTMGGDFSGKQQNCAKGIYALAAQDVFTSLHHWKYNNLDLSTYVSFFEIYNGKVYDLLNKKAMLRVLQDEHQQVQVVGLEEVYVSTADEVIKMIQHGSACRTSGQTSANTNSSRSHAVLQIILRRKDRATTLHGKFSLVDLAGNERGTDVSSNDRSTLVETAEINRSLLALKECIRSLGMNSDHIPFRMSTLTKVLRDSFIGENSRTCMIAMVSPGMTSCEYTMNTLRYADRVKELNGKSKASVEAKAQDPMNCSSEEDNVVDTSVYDAISHVADLEEKVYIELQSLCQRGNEIVKSMEQTSYNIEAGLPHLMDFSQSSKLTELVLALQAAVAEEGKARFTH